Proteins encoded within one genomic window of Acomys russatus chromosome 5, mAcoRus1.1, whole genome shotgun sequence:
- the Bbs1 gene encoding Bardet-Biedl syndrome 1 protein, protein MANIHTFSSCLVALADLHGDGEYKLVVGDLGPSGQQPRLKVLKGPTVLTESPLPALPASAATFLMELHEPRTPALAIASGPCVYVYKNLRPYFKFSLPQLPPNPLEQDLWNQAKEDQIDPLTLKEMLEGIREKAEVPLSVQSLRFLQLELSEMEAFVNQHKSKVIKRQTVITTMTTLKKNLADEDAVSCLVLGTENKELLVLDPEAFTVLAKMSLPSVPVFLEVSGQFDVEFRLTAACRNGSIYILRRDSKHPKYCIELSAQPVGLVHVHKILVVGSTQESLHGFTHKGKKLWTVQMPAAILTMNLLEQRSRGLQAVMAALANGEVRIYRDKALLNVIRAPDAVTSLCFGRYGREDNTLIMTTRGGGLIIKILKRTAVFVEGTGEVGPPLAQTTKLNVPRKTRLYVDQTLREREAGTAMHRTFQTDLYLLRLRAARAYVQALESSLSPMSTTAREPLKLHAVVQGLGPIFKLTLHLQNTSTARPVLGLQVCFLYNEALYALPRAFFKVPLLVPGLSYPLETFVESLSNKGISDMIKVLVLREGHSVPLLSAHINMPVSEGLAAT, encoded by the exons ATGGCAAACATCCACACCTTCTCCTCCTGCCTAG TAGCTCTGGCGGATTTGCACGGCGACGGGGAGTACAAG CTGGTGGTGGGAGACCTCGGCCCTAGTGGGCAGCAGCCCCGCCTGAAGGTGCTCAAAGGACCAACAGTGCTGACAGAAAGCCCACTGCCTGCCCTGCCGGCCTCTGCTGCCACCTTCCTCATGGAGCTACATGAGCCCAGGACACCTGCCCTAGCAATTGCTTCGGGACCTTGTGTCTATGTATATAAGAATCTTAGACCCTACTTCAAGTTCAGCCTGCCCCAGCTACCTCCAAACCCATTGGAGCAAGACCTTTGGAACCAAGCCAAAGAG GACCAGATCGACCCACTGACCCTGAAAGAGATGCTGGAGGGCATCAG GGAAAAGGCAGAGGTGCCTTTGTCTGTGCAGTCACTCAG gtttCTGCAACTGGAGCTGAGTGAAATGGAGGCGTTTGTGAACCAGCACAAGTCCAAGGTTATAAAGCGTCAG ACAGtcatcaccaccatgaccaccctGAAGAAGAACCTGGCTGATGAGGATGCAGTGTCCTGTCTGGTGCTAGGCACCGAGAACAAGGAACTCCTGGTGCTTGACCCTGAGGCCTTCACCGTTTTGGCCAAG ATGAGCCTGCCCAGTGTTCCTGTCTTCCTCGAGGTTTCCGGCCAGTTTGATGTGGAGTTCCGGCTGACTGCTGCCTGCCGAAATGGGAGCATCTATATCCTGAGAAG AGACTCCAAACACCCCAAGTACTGCATCGAGTTGAGCGCTCAGCCTGTGGGCTTGGTCCACGTCCACAAGATCCTGGTGGTGGGCAGCACCCAGGAGAGTCTGCATGGCTTCACCCACAAG GGTAAGAAGCTGTGGACAGTGCAGATGCCTGCAGCCATCCTGACCATGAACCTACTGGAACAGCGATCCCGGGGCCTGCAAGCTGTCATGGCTGCTCTGGCCAATGGGGAAGTCCGAATTTACCGTGACAAGGCCCTGCTTAATGTCATTCGTGCCCCG GATGCAGTAACCAGCCTTTGCTTTGGCCGGTACGGGCGAGAGGACAACACGCTCATCATGACTACTCGAG GTGGGGGGCTGATCATCAAGATCCTGAAGCGCACAGCAGTGTTTGTGGAAGGGACAGGTGAGGTCGGCCCGCCACTGGCACAGACCACAAAACTCAATGTGCCCCGAAAGACCCGGCTGTATGTGGATCAGACCCTGCGAGAGCGGGAAGCTGGCACAG CCATGCACCGGACCTTCCAGACAGATCTCTACCTGCTGCGCCTGCGGGCCGCCAGGGCGTATGTACAGGCCCTGGAGTCCAGCCTGAGCCCCATGTCAACTACAGCTCGGGAGCCACTCAAGCTGCATGCTGTG GTTCAAGGCCTGGGCCCCATCTTTAAGCTCACACTTCACTTGCAGAATACCTCCACGGCTCGGCCAGTTCTGGGGCTGCAGGTCTGCTTCCTGTACAATGAGGCACTCTATGCCCTGCCCCGGGCCTTCTTCAAG GTCCCCTTGCTGGTGCCAGGACTCAGTTACCCACTGGAGACCTTTGTGGAGAGTCTCAGTAACAAGGGCATCTCAGACATGATCAAG GTGCTAGTGCTCCGGGAAGGCCATAGTGTGCCCCTGCTTAGCGCCCACATCAACATGCCTGTGAGTGAGGGGCTGGCAGCCACCTGA